From a single Chrysiogenia bacterium genomic region:
- a CDS encoding isochorismatase family protein, whose translation MSEHKQIADQRIRADQAMVLVIDYQEKLFAAMPEKAGKRHLGNMGALLRGMQTLGIPAIVTEQYPRGIGPTLSEVKDALAGDLAPVEKVEFSCCENDDALAAIRGIADKGRRSVIVSGMETHICVYQTVLDLLGRGLNVHVVADTCLSRRRENWERGLALCERAGAVITSTETVLFQLLGKAGSAEFKTISKLIQ comes from the coding sequence ATGAGTGAGCACAAACAGATTGCCGACCAGCGCATCCGCGCCGATCAGGCGATGGTGCTGGTGATCGACTACCAGGAAAAGCTCTTTGCCGCCATGCCCGAGAAGGCCGGCAAGCGTCACCTGGGGAACATGGGGGCGTTGCTTCGCGGGATGCAGACGCTGGGGATCCCGGCCATCGTGACCGAGCAGTATCCCAGGGGGATCGGCCCGACGCTCTCCGAGGTGAAGGATGCTCTGGCAGGAGATCTCGCCCCGGTCGAGAAGGTCGAGTTCTCCTGCTGCGAGAACGACGACGCGCTGGCCGCCATTCGCGGCATTGCCGACAAGGGCCGCCGCAGCGTGATCGTCTCGGGCATGGAGACCCATATCTGCGTCTACCAGACGGTACTCGACCTGCTGGGGCGCGGACTCAATGTCCATGTGGTGGCCGACACGTGCCTCTCGCGTCGCCGCGAGAACTGGGAGCGGGGCCTCGCCCTGTGCGAGCGAGCCGGGGCGGTCATCACGAGCACCGAGACTGTGCTCTTCCAGCTCCTGGGCAAAGCCGGCAGTGCCGAGTTCAAGACCATCTCAAAGCTGATTCAATAG
- a CDS encoding thiamine pyrophosphate-binding protein — protein sequence MAMDGGHLLVEGLKQEGVEVVFGLAGFHVSPIFNACLDAGIKLIDVRHEQSAAHAADGWARATGKPGVCIVTAGPGVTNTVTGLAVAYQANVPMVLIGGKEPFMYLGQGALQAMDTAGLVRTVTKAQYTVYEAKRIPEYVSMAYREALSGVPGPVYLEVPFDLLMFPVDEKTAWFPKSYRTEVRTVSEPSYIAKSADLIEAAERPIIIAGGTVRWSQAEEDLIKLAQQIDAPIYLNGMGRGSVPPDHPNFFSLSRGPTLGKADLVVLLGTPMDFRLGYGKQKWPPNCKVLQIDRVPDIIGRNRDVDVGLVGDAKLNLQAISAELDSRSYKVDRGGYLEAIRKDETERYQKMVPAMDATDSPIIHHRMAKAIDNVIDEDTIVIGDGGDIVAISSKIIRIHKPGHWMDPGPLGCLGVGAGYALAAKAAHPDKKVLLLNGDGTWGMNGMELETALRHDLPIVCVVGNDSGWGQIRTPHKMVYGKDKLISTELQYTRYDKIVEALGGHGEYVEKPEDLEPALQRAFDSNTVACVNVKLDPEGLERYQGMKGYAF from the coding sequence ATGGCCATGGATGGCGGACACCTGCTTGTAGAGGGACTGAAGCAGGAGGGGGTCGAAGTCGTATTCGGCCTCGCCGGTTTCCACGTTTCACCGATTTTCAATGCCTGCCTGGATGCGGGCATCAAGCTCATCGACGTGCGGCACGAGCAGTCTGCTGCCCACGCCGCCGACGGCTGGGCGCGCGCAACCGGAAAGCCCGGCGTGTGCATCGTCACCGCCGGTCCGGGCGTCACGAACACCGTCACCGGTCTTGCCGTGGCCTACCAGGCCAACGTGCCCATGGTGCTCATCGGCGGCAAGGAGCCGTTCATGTACCTGGGGCAGGGCGCCCTGCAGGCCATGGACACCGCGGGCCTGGTGCGCACCGTGACCAAGGCCCAGTACACCGTCTATGAGGCCAAGCGCATTCCCGAATATGTCTCGATGGCCTACCGCGAAGCCCTCTCGGGCGTTCCCGGTCCGGTCTATCTTGAAGTGCCCTTCGACCTGCTCATGTTCCCGGTCGATGAAAAGACCGCGTGGTTTCCCAAGAGCTACCGCACGGAGGTCCGCACGGTCTCCGAGCCCTCCTATATTGCCAAGAGCGCCGACCTCATCGAGGCGGCCGAGCGCCCGATCATCATCGCAGGCGGCACCGTTCGCTGGTCGCAGGCAGAGGAAGACCTCATCAAACTGGCCCAGCAGATCGACGCGCCGATTTATCTGAACGGCATGGGTCGCGGCTCGGTGCCGCCGGACCATCCCAACTTCTTCTCGCTTTCACGCGGACCCACACTCGGCAAGGCCGACCTCGTCGTGCTGCTGGGAACGCCCATGGATTTTCGCCTGGGATACGGCAAGCAGAAGTGGCCGCCCAACTGCAAGGTGCTCCAGATCGACCGCGTACCCGACATCATCGGGCGCAACCGCGATGTGGACGTGGGGCTGGTGGGAGACGCCAAGCTCAACCTGCAGGCGATCAGCGCCGAGCTCGACTCGCGTAGCTACAAGGTCGATCGCGGCGGCTACCTCGAAGCCATCCGCAAGGACGAGACCGAGCGCTACCAGAAGATGGTTCCCGCCATGGACGCGACCGACAGCCCCATCATTCATCACCGCATGGCCAAGGCCATCGACAACGTGATCGATGAAGACACCATCGTGATCGGTGATGGCGGCGACATCGTGGCGATCAGCTCGAAGATCATCCGCATTCACAAGCCCGGCCACTGGATGGACCCGGGGCCGCTGGGGTGCCTGGGCGTGGGCGCGGGCTATGCGCTGGCGGCAAAGGCCGCGCACCCCGACAAGAAGGTGCTGCTGCTCAACGGTGACGGCACCTGGGGCATGAACGGCATGGAGCTCGAAACCGCGCTGCGCCACGACCTGCCCATCGTCTGCGTGGTGGGCAACGACTCTGGCTGGGGCCAGATCCGGACGCCCCACAAGATGGTCTATGGCAAGGACAAGCTCATCAGCACCGAGCTGCAGTACACCCGCTACGACAAGATCGTTGAGGCGCTTGGCGGCCACGGAGAATACGTCGAGAAGCCCGAGGACCTCGAACCGGCGCTCCAGCGCGCCTTCGATTCGAACACGGTCGCCTGCGTCAACGTGAAGCTCGACCCCGAGGGCCTCGAGCGCTACCAGGGCATGAAGGGATACGCGTTCTAG
- a CDS encoding chloride channel protein: protein MNEQTDKEVERSNELPYLLVAGAGALGGVVGLAYVACVTWLEGHLGPGAHGGLVHVAVMVAIGLLVGLIEHWVGSAGDVELLVDNIHVLGGARGRRELRSLIPVSLLCIASGGAAGPEAPLVQTTGSLGTWIAERRGLSVVQMRILTITGMAAGFTVLFGAPLGAAVFALEILHRKGLEYYEALVPSLVGAVCGYAVFALGRMAHLEPVWHFPAEYLLAPIDLGWAVLVGIAGTVVAWGFVALTHALRKIFEQLPRPMRPMAGGLVLGLLGLWTPYALTYGEVQVESLAASPVLWGVLATAALGKFLGTSVTVSSGWRGGFIIPLFFLGVCGGRLLHLAVPGTNEVVLMGALMAAINTGVTKTPLGSTLVVTAMSGVHLLPTTLTAALTTLLLSGRISLISSQRPRAEMNGAMPAMAPSTL, encoded by the coding sequence ATGAATGAACAGACAGACAAGGAAGTAGAGCGCTCCAACGAGTTGCCCTATTTGCTGGTGGCGGGCGCGGGCGCCCTGGGCGGCGTGGTCGGCCTCGCCTATGTCGCTTGTGTGACGTGGCTCGAAGGGCATCTGGGGCCGGGAGCGCACGGCGGCCTGGTCCATGTGGCGGTGATGGTCGCGATCGGCCTGCTTGTCGGTTTGATCGAGCACTGGGTCGGCAGTGCCGGAGATGTGGAACTGCTGGTCGACAATATCCATGTGCTCGGGGGCGCGCGGGGGCGCCGTGAGCTGCGTTCGCTGATTCCGGTTTCCCTGCTGTGCATTGCATCGGGCGGAGCGGCCGGCCCGGAGGCTCCGTTGGTGCAAACCACCGGTTCGTTGGGGACATGGATTGCAGAGCGGCGGGGCTTGAGTGTCGTGCAAATGCGAATTCTCACCATCACCGGGATGGCTGCCGGGTTCACGGTCCTGTTCGGGGCCCCGCTGGGCGCGGCGGTGTTTGCGCTGGAGATCCTCCACCGCAAGGGGCTCGAATACTACGAGGCGCTTGTGCCTTCGCTCGTGGGCGCGGTGTGCGGTTACGCGGTGTTTGCCCTGGGCCGGATGGCACACCTCGAACCGGTCTGGCATTTCCCGGCGGAGTATTTGCTTGCTCCGATCGATCTGGGGTGGGCGGTGTTGGTGGGCATTGCGGGCACGGTGGTGGCATGGGGGTTTGTCGCGCTCACGCATGCGCTGCGTAAAATATTCGAACAACTGCCCCGGCCCATGCGCCCGATGGCCGGCGGGTTGGTGCTGGGCCTGCTGGGACTGTGGACCCCCTATGCCCTGACTTATGGCGAGGTGCAGGTCGAATCACTGGCTGCTTCACCGGTACTCTGGGGCGTGCTGGCAACGGCGGCGCTGGGCAAGTTTCTGGGCACTTCGGTAACGGTCAGCTCGGGGTGGCGCGGTGGGTTCATCATTCCCTTGTTCTTTCTCGGGGTGTGCGGGGGGCGTTTGTTGCATCTGGCCGTTCCGGGTACCAACGAGGTCGTGTTGATGGGAGCGCTCATGGCCGCCATCAATACGGGGGTGACCAAGACCCCCCTTGGCTCGACCCTGGTCGTGACGGCGATGTCAGGTGTGCATCTGTTGCCCACCACGTTGACGGCCGCGCTGACAACGCTGCTGTTGAGTGGCCGGATCAGCCTCATCTCCAGCCAGCGTCCCAGAGCGGAGATGAACGGCGCAATGCCTGCGATGGCGCCGAGCACCCTCTGA
- the sugE gene encoding quaternary ammonium compound efflux SMR transporter SugE has translation MAWRILIIAGIFEVIWAVGLKYSEGFTHLWFSIGTLLAMLVSFSLLSLAMKELPVGTAYAVWTGIGAAGTALYGMAFMGEPRDAARLACLALIVGGIAGLKLLSAPAH, from the coding sequence ATGGCATGGCGCATTCTCATCATCGCGGGCATCTTCGAAGTCATCTGGGCCGTCGGGCTTAAATACTCCGAGGGCTTTACCCATTTGTGGTTCAGCATCGGGACCCTTCTGGCCATGCTTGTGAGCTTCTCCCTGCTCTCGCTGGCGATGAAGGAGCTGCCGGTCGGAACGGCTTACGCCGTCTGGACCGGCATCGGCGCCGCGGGCACCGCGCTCTATGGCATGGCTTTCATGGGCGAGCCCCGCGATGCGGCGCGCCTGGCATGCCTGGCCCTGATCGTCGGCGGCATCGCCGGACTCAAGCTGCTCAGCGCCCCGGCGCACTGA
- a CDS encoding S8 family serine peptidase produces MKRSALLALLIAFALIACDDERRIFADPLGLIATAGPARVRLHWQGVEGADAYRIYGADAPDVLSGKSEARGAPVEVSGTDYCEGALAEDVPRYYAVVAMKGGEPLSASWEVEATPQGAPSYDDPLFGNQWHLLNTGQDGGTPCEDLNVMDAWARGYTGAGVQVATLDGGVATGHPDIQGALIRDGSWDYLEEDTDPTSGDVNGVAHGTWVGGAIAARQGNAEGGSGVAPGAELAAYNYLQDADEANLLDATMRGSPLIAIRNNSWQPDTNGPGRINPAPDSWKNAVEDELADGRSGLGTIFVFAAGNYGNASGSGLFANAPPANTNYNGHAVNHGVITVAAIGDDGVRTIYSERGANLWVSAPSMGRGFNGITTTNSPDTYTDFALGTSLSAPMVSGIVALMLEASPELGWRDVREILARSSRMTDPESPGWAFNGAGFHVSHDYGFGAVDASAAVRMAEWWQPITAPQKTAESALREPALAIPDDDMTGVSDALELSGSGISFVEWVEIDFTSDHADSGDLEIVLTSPMGTESILAELHTCPGCTAYDGWTFASSFNLGERADGEWTLEVRDLKSGDTGAVQSWRVRVRGR; encoded by the coding sequence ATGAAGCGTTCGGCTCTACTTGCGCTCCTCATCGCGTTTGCGCTCATTGCTTGCGATGACGAGCGGCGCATCTTTGCCGACCCCTTGGGGCTCATTGCCACGGCGGGGCCCGCGCGCGTGCGCCTGCACTGGCAGGGGGTCGAGGGGGCCGATGCCTACCGCATCTACGGCGCGGACGCGCCCGATGTGCTTTCCGGCAAGAGCGAAGCGCGCGGCGCGCCCGTCGAGGTAAGCGGCACGGACTACTGCGAGGGTGCGCTTGCCGAAGATGTGCCGCGCTACTACGCCGTGGTCGCCATGAAAGGCGGCGAGCCGCTGAGCGCTTCGTGGGAGGTGGAGGCCACTCCGCAGGGGGCGCCCAGCTACGACGATCCGCTCTTCGGTAACCAGTGGCACCTGCTTAACACCGGCCAGGACGGCGGCACGCCGTGCGAGGATCTCAACGTCATGGACGCCTGGGCGCGCGGCTACACCGGGGCGGGCGTGCAGGTGGCCACCCTCGATGGCGGCGTGGCAACCGGACACCCCGACATTCAGGGCGCGTTGATTCGGGATGGAAGCTGGGACTACCTTGAAGAAGACACCGATCCAACCTCCGGCGATGTGAACGGCGTGGCCCACGGAACCTGGGTGGGCGGCGCAATCGCCGCGCGTCAGGGCAATGCTGAAGGTGGTAGCGGCGTTGCGCCGGGGGCGGAGCTGGCGGCCTACAACTACCTGCAGGACGCCGACGAGGCGAACCTGCTCGACGCCACCATGCGCGGCTCGCCGCTCATTGCCATTCGCAACAACAGTTGGCAGCCCGATACGAACGGACCCGGGCGCATCAATCCCGCGCCCGATTCCTGGAAGAATGCGGTGGAGGACGAACTCGCGGACGGACGCAGCGGGCTCGGCACGATCTTTGTTTTTGCCGCCGGGAACTACGGCAATGCCAGCGGCAGCGGGCTCTTTGCCAATGCGCCGCCGGCAAACACGAACTACAACGGCCATGCCGTAAACCACGGCGTCATCACCGTCGCAGCCATCGGCGATGACGGTGTGCGGACGATCTATTCAGAGCGCGGCGCCAACCTGTGGGTGAGCGCGCCGAGCATGGGCCGGGGCTTCAACGGGATCACGACCACCAACTCGCCCGATACCTACACCGACTTCGCGCTGGGGACCTCGCTCTCTGCGCCGATGGTCTCGGGGATCGTGGCGCTGATGCTGGAAGCCAGTCCCGAACTGGGCTGGCGCGACGTGCGCGAAATCCTCGCCCGCAGCTCCCGCATGACGGACCCGGAAAGCCCCGGCTGGGCGTTCAATGGCGCGGGCTTTCATGTGAGCCATGACTACGGCTTCGGCGCCGTGGACGCCTCGGCCGCCGTGCGCATGGCCGAGTGGTGGCAGCCCATTACCGCGCCGCAAAAAACAGCCGAGTCCGCGCTTCGCGAGCCTGCGCTCGCCATTCCCGATGACGACATGACCGGCGTGAGCGATGCGCTGGAACTCTCCGGCAGCGGGATCTCATTCGTCGAGTGGGTCGAGATCGACTTCACCAGCGACCACGCCGACTCTGGCGACCTGGAGATCGTGCTCACGAGCCCAATGGGCACAGAGAGCATTCTTGCCGAGCTGCACACCTGCCCGGGATGCACGGCCTACGACGGCTGGACCTTTGCGAGCTCGTTCAACCTGGGCGAGCGCGCCGACGGGGAGTGGACGCTTGAGGTTCGCGATCTCAAGAGCGGCGATACCGGGGCGGTGCAGAGCTGGCGGGTGCGCGTGCGCGGGCGATGA
- a CDS encoding patatin-like phospholipase family protein: protein MSNQFSIVLAGGGCRTFWNIGVLRELQDLLPPPREWAGVSAGSAMAVITAAGKVDEAMDAFLEATAKNPRNFYPSRVFGEEPAFPHENMYRGVLRQALSNGGFERLKNGPLVRILLAFVDRGQPPLRTAFGAMRAYSKRKKTHIVHGPEQPHPGLGAEVRTAQEAASADEVIDHILYSSATPPVTRVPRIDGRTYIDGGFVDNVPVRALSEQARAGKVLVLLTRPVPEQHLPQSETRLYLGPEQPTPIQKWDYTSPEKIRATYEMGRADARRFIERVEEFVR, encoded by the coding sequence ATGAGCAATCAATTCTCCATCGTCCTGGCGGGCGGCGGCTGCCGCACTTTCTGGAATATCGGCGTGCTGCGTGAGCTGCAGGACCTGCTTCCCCCGCCGCGTGAGTGGGCGGGCGTCTCGGCCGGTTCGGCCATGGCCGTGATCACTGCTGCGGGCAAGGTCGATGAAGCGATGGACGCCTTCCTCGAAGCGACGGCGAAGAACCCGCGCAACTTCTATCCCTCGCGTGTCTTCGGCGAAGAGCCCGCGTTTCCCCACGAGAACATGTATCGCGGCGTGCTGCGCCAGGCCCTCTCGAACGGCGGCTTCGAGCGGCTCAAGAACGGCCCGTTGGTGCGCATCCTGCTGGCCTTCGTCGATCGCGGGCAACCGCCGCTCCGCACGGCATTCGGCGCCATGCGCGCCTATTCCAAGCGAAAGAAGACCCACATCGTCCACGGCCCCGAGCAGCCCCACCCGGGCCTTGGCGCCGAGGTGCGCACCGCCCAGGAAGCGGCGAGCGCGGACGAAGTGATCGACCACATCCTCTATTCTTCGGCGACCCCGCCCGTCACGAGAGTCCCGCGCATCGACGGCCGGACCTACATCGACGGCGGCTTCGTCGACAACGTCCCCGTCCGCGCCCTCTCCGAGCAGGCGCGCGCCGGCAAGGTGCTCGTCCTGCTCACCCGCCCCGTTCCCGAGCAGCACCTGCCCCAGAGCGAAACGCGCCTGTACCTTGGCCCCGAGCAGCCAACTCCGATCCAGAAATGGGACTACACCAGCCCCGAGAAAATCCGTGCCACCTACGAAATGGGCCGCGCCGACGCGCGCCGGTTCATCGAGCGGGTGGAGGAGTTTGTGCGGTAG
- a CDS encoding ferritin-like domain-containing protein has translation MEHFQKEHRVNYGNFEAIEWSDLTEVKKMREALTFDAPLEVNWAWDYVGQVEELRRLYEIAKRRQWNAEEDLDWSEQIDCKKQWGQAKEYSPIAQCVEMLGGAEDDVRSATWDNFGYVCSQLLHGEQAALEICGQLCAVCPDMDMKFFAGTQVYDEVRHIEAFSKFITRKIGKIYPVDPNVKFLLEQILSADTWQKKTLGMQTLFEGMALGIMQMQAQASDVPLFDKMIKYIMLDESRHAAFGVISMKKTMESADTSPEMKAELEDWAYYILECLNAGQYYGPFAALGPKYGLDAHNMAAMLYNLPDSNEAKSLLYTHATIPHLKNLGLITERTREKYAKIGLFSDLEVIPTQSIATEGAFDDTPVAES, from the coding sequence ACCTCACCGAGGTCAAGAAGATGCGTGAGGCGCTCACCTTTGACGCCCCGCTCGAAGTGAACTGGGCCTGGGATTACGTGGGCCAGGTCGAAGAACTGCGCCGTCTCTATGAGATCGCCAAGCGTCGTCAGTGGAACGCCGAGGAAGATCTGGACTGGAGTGAACAGATTGACTGCAAGAAGCAGTGGGGTCAGGCCAAGGAATACTCCCCGATCGCCCAGTGCGTGGAAATGCTCGGCGGTGCCGAGGACGACGTGCGCAGCGCCACGTGGGACAATTTCGGCTACGTGTGCTCGCAGCTTCTCCACGGCGAGCAAGCCGCCCTCGAAATCTGCGGCCAGCTCTGCGCCGTGTGCCCGGACATGGACATGAAGTTCTTTGCCGGCACGCAGGTCTACGACGAGGTTCGCCACATCGAGGCCTTCTCGAAGTTCATCACCCGCAAGATCGGCAAGATCTATCCCGTCGACCCGAACGTGAAGTTCCTGCTTGAGCAGATCCTCTCGGCCGATACCTGGCAGAAGAAGACGCTGGGCATGCAGACCCTGTTCGAGGGCATGGCGCTGGGCATCATGCAGATGCAGGCGCAGGCCTCCGACGTTCCTCTCTTCGACAAGATGATCAAGTACATCATGCTCGACGAGTCGCGCCATGCGGCCTTCGGCGTCATCAGCATGAAGAAGACCATGGAGAGCGCCGACACCTCGCCCGAGATGAAGGCGGAGCTCGAGGACTGGGCCTACTACATTCTCGAGTGCCTGAACGCCGGCCAGTACTACGGCCCGTTCGCGGCGCTGGGGCCCAAGTATGGTCTGGACGCCCACAACATGGCGGCCATGCTCTACAACCTGCCCGATTCGAACGAGGCCAAGAGCCTGCTCTACACCCATGCGACGATCCCGCATTTGAAGAACCTGGGCCTGATTACCGAGCGCACCCGCGAGAAATACGCCAAGATCGGCCTGTTCAGCGATCTCGAAGTCATCCCGACCCAGTCGATCGCCACCGAGGGCGCCTTCGACGACACCCCCGTGGCCGAGTCCTGA